The following coding sequences lie in one Cydia strobilella chromosome 16, ilCydStro3.1, whole genome shotgun sequence genomic window:
- the LOC134748197 gene encoding flavin reductase (NADPH), producing MVKKIVIFGSTGMTGLCAVEAAVKKGLEVRAFVRTPSKLPENLKGKVEIFQGNVLEPDSVNDAVEDMDAVVIALGTNNQLEPTSDLSEGTKNIIEAMRAKGVKILSVCLSAFLFYEPDKVPPRFVDLNEDHKRMYQAVKDSGLNYVAVFPPHIADEPSREVIVEVNPEKSPGRAISKYDLGAFLVNSLSEPKYYKSVIGITNAPKA from the exons ATGGTGAAGAAAATTGTGATATTCGGCTCCACGGGAATGACAGGACTCTGTGCGGTGGAAGCTGCTGTAAAAAAGG GATTAGAAGTACGAGCATTCGTCCGCACGCCTTCCAAACTCCCAGAAAATCTGAAGGGCAAAGTTGAAATCTTCCAAGGCAATGTTCTTGAGCCGGACTCGGTCAATGACGCCGTTGAAGACATGGACGCAGTAGTCATAGCCCTGGGGACTAACAACCAACTAGAACCTACCTCGGACCTGTCTGAAGGCACTAAGAACATTATTGAAGCTATGCGGGCAAAGGGTGTGAAGATcttgtcagtctgtctgtcagcgTTCTTGTTCTATGAGCCTGACAAGGTGCCCCCGAGGTTTGTGGATCTGAATGAGGACCACAAGAGGATGTACCAGGCGGTTAAAGACAGTGGTTTGAACTATGTTGCTGTGTTCCCTCCACATATTGCTG ATGAGCCAAGCAGGGAAGTCATTGTTGAAGTGAACCCGGAGAAGTCTCCGGGTAGAGCCATCTCCAAGTACGACCTGGGGGCATTCCTGGTAAACTCCCTGAGTGAACCTAAGTACTACAAGTCTGTTATTGGCATCACCAATGCGCCCAAAGCTTAg
- the LOC134748202 gene encoding mitochondrial GTPase 1, whose protein sequence is MATKFNPAAYNFRKKCPFVSKDLLRWFPGHMNKGLKQMQRKLKSVDCVIEVHDARIPFTGRNPIFTNTLTGAKPHILVLNKKDLTVSSLIPRIKEQLKAEEGVQNIVFTNSKDQSCRGLKTLRPLMVDLIKDSNRYNRSEESDYNVMIIGVPNVGKSSLINMLRSRNMGIGHALPVGAVAGVTRSVLMKIRINNNPNIFMLDTPGILEPSVTDIEMGLKLALCGNLQDHLVGEEAIADYLLYWLNKHGCFSYVDYMGLLEPCDDINKVLISGAVKFNRIRRTRDYDGTMRDVPDFLEVARTMIKAFRTGELGRTLLDIELLKDYKKKEDLMA, encoded by the exons ATGGCAACAAAATTCAACCCCGCAGCGTACAATTTTCGCAAAAAATGCCCTTTCGTGAGCAAGGACCTCCTCCGCTGGTTCCCGGGGCATATGAACAAGGGCTTGAAACAAATGCAGAGGAAGTTAAAGTCGGTCGATTGTGTGATTGAAGTTCACGACGCAAGGATACCCTTTACAGGCCGGAATCCTATATTTACGAATACTTTAACGGGTGCTAAGCCTCACATACTAGTTCTTAATAAGAAAGACTTGACTGTAAGTTCATTAATACCCAGAATAAAGGAGCAGCTGAAGGCAGAAGAGGGAGTGCAAAATATAGTGTTTACAAACAGTAAAGACCAAAGTTGTCGCGGTTTGAAGACCTTAAGGCCGCTGATGGTTGATCTCATCAAAGATTCAAATAG gTACAACCGAAGCGAAGAGTCCGACTACAATGTAATGATCATCGGGGTCCCAAACGTGGGTAAATCATCCTTGATCAACATGCTGCGCTCAAGGAACATGGGCATCGGGCATGCGTTGCCTGTCGGTGCGGTGGCCGGAGTCACCCGCAGCGTCTTGATGAAGATAAGGATCAACAATAATCCTAATATATTCATGTTGGACACTCCTG GCATCCTAGAGCCCTCAGTGACGGACATAGAAATGGGTTTAAAGCTGGCCCTGTGTGGCAATCTCCAAGATCACCTGGTAGGTGAAGAAGCCATCGCCGACTACCTGCTGTACTGGCTCAACAAGCACGGCTGCTTCAGCTATGTAGACTACATGGGACTGCTGGAGCCCTGTGACGATATTAATAAG GTACTAATCTCAGGTGCAGTGAAGTTCAACAGAATCCGTCGAACGCGGGACTACGACGGCACAATGCGTGACGTGCCGGATTTCCTCGAGGTCGCTCGGACTATGATTAAGGCGTTCCGCACCGGGGAGCTCGGCAGGACGCTTCTGGACATCGAGCTGCTGAAAGACTATAAGAAGAAAGAGGACCTTATGGCGTAG